ctCAGGTCCAAGCTTGTTTCCCAGAACGCCCAGGCGCCTGTCGTtgagaaggaagatgccGTTGTCATTGAAAAGACCTTGGATCCAGCTGTTGAGAGTGTGGCTTCTGGTGCAAACCACAACTTCCACTGCTGTCGAGCGTCCAAGACTCTCAACAAGATGCCTCTCTTCGACTTTGACATCATGTTTGATGAATACCTCGACAGATCCAGAATGTTCTTCTCACCTGAGGAATTTGAGAGTCTGGAGAGGGATGTGGCAGAGTTTAGAAAGCCCGAAAGTACAGGCCGAAAGCTGTACAGTCGCCTTTACGAGGAGGCCAACGACCCAGAGATCGAGAATTGGCAGGAAAAGTACTTCCTGCAGAGCATGTACCTGCAGAGACGCATGCCGCTCGCACCATTCAACAACTTCATGGCGTTCCACCCTCTCGGAGAGATGGGTCACACTCAAGCGGAACGGGCAGCTCTGATCGCCAGCATTGCCTTCCAGTGCAAGCAGGATCTCGAGGCAGACCGGTGGGAGCCCATGGCGTACATGTTCACAGCCAACTGTACCGATCTCTGGCAGTACATCTTCAACGCGGCTCGTCTCCCTGGTGTTCCTCTGGATCGGATGGCCAAGTTCCCTGGCAATGACTACATGGCAGTGCTCCACCGCGGGCACATCTTCAAAGTCTTGCTCAAGGACGGAGAGGAGAACGTGCCTGCTGAGGCACTCATCAAGATCTTCAGTGCCATTTTGGACCGATCAGACACTGACGAGAACTGGACCAGTATTCTCAGCGCTGACGATCGCACGTCCTGGGCCGAGGTAAGTTGAAATAAGGCAATTGCCTGCGATTTGGACCAGTACACCTTTATTGACTGATTACCACGCCACAGAATCGGCAAGCGTTGATGGACCTTGACCCAGCCAACAAGGAAACCATCGACATGGTTGAAGCTGCTGCTTTCCTTGTCTGTCTCGACGACACAGAGCCCGCTGATGCGGAAGAGCGAATCAGGGACATGATGATGCTCAAGGGCTTTAATCGATGGGTCGACAAGTCCATCGCCTTTGTGGTGTGCAAGAACGCAACTTCTGGCACGTACGTCGAGCACACTTGTATCGATGTCAGTTTTCCTGCTTTTCACCTCCCCCGTTACGACACCAGAAAGCTAACCTGCCATAGGCGATGACTCTATTTGCGATGCAGACTGCTATCGTTCAAGGTATAAACACCTACGAGCCGCCCCGACAGGTCAACGGACACACGAATGGCGTTGTCGAGGTGCCCAACGAGTTCACGCTCAAGACAACCCCTGCCTTGGAGGAACGCATCCTCCACGTCCGCCAGCGATTCGAGGATGAGATCGCCAAGTTTGGCTACAGAGACGTCGTCCTCTCCGAGTTCGGAAAAGACGTTCTGCTCGATCGCCATCttcccatcaagggcatcTTCGATCTCATGTGCCTGCTCGCCAACTACTATTACTACGGCTACAACGCCCAATCCTGGGAGGCAGTCTCCATGTCCCACTACCACAAGGGCCGGCCAGACATTGTCCAAGTCAACACGCCCACTACTGCGCACTTTTGCACCATTGCAGATGATGAGAGTCTTCCAGCACGCAAACGGTTCGAGCTGATGCTTGAGGCCGCCAATGACCGGAACCAAACCATCAAGGATGCGTTCACGGGCCGCTGCTACCAGCGCACGCTCAGAGCCCTCGAGCTCTGCGTGGAGGAGGGTGAAGAAGTCCCCGATCTCTTCAAGAACCCGCTTTACGAACAGACTGTGGAGCCGAACCAAATGTTCTCTAATACGGACGGTCTCTCTCCTGAATCTTGCTTCATCATGCAGAACCCCGAGAGATTCTGGATGACATATTATGTCACTGACGCAGGGTAAGCAAACTAATTCCTCATTGTCTGCTTTAGATGAAGCTAACATTCTTTCCTCACAGATCACATTTCTCCGTCATCACTGGAAAGAAGGAGGTGGTGGCCTGGGCAGACTGTTTGCAGCGTGCTTCATTGGTGATGAAGACGTTGATAGATGCGGCATAAAATGGGTGTTCTTTTGGTTTCTGTTTGACTTTTCTTGgcatttctttttaatcgtGCAGCGGAGCTTGTGTCATTTTCTAATCGTCTTTTCTATTCAAGCTCCTCAGTCATATTGATGATAATCCAATAGAAGGCAATGCTTCCTTGGGTATATTATGTTCAATGATGTATGGCAATTAGTCTACCGGCTTGGGGCATTTCTACCTACAGGTGACCACAATACTGGCATCCAGGCCATCTGAACTCGTCTAGGATATGACCTCTTTATTTGCCTAGTTCTTAACACGGCGATTTCGTGAACCATCGTGCTCTTCGCTCTTGTACCCAGCAcgctctccatctccacgGGAAAAAGATTACTGTAATCGACGGTAATGGGAGAGTGGATgttttagctaattctccAATTCAAGGCTCCATACTCTATCTAAACGGTCTTTTCATTTTGCCTCTGATTCAAATCCGTAGCTCCAGCCGTCTCGATAGCCACAGCAGATTCATCTCCTTGAACCGGCTGCACTCGGTCGTCCGGAATCCATCGTCTCTGCATTCCGAAGCTCAGAGCCAATGACATGCTCGCCACAACGATGGGCAGGATAAAGGCCCTAGAGACGGCATAACTGAAAGCCCTCTGGACTAACGGCAACGCAGCCGCCGGCACCGCCTTCGCTAGATCCGCTGCGCCCGCATCCCGTATGGTTTTGGCATCGATCCCTGCCGGTGCTCCTGCTAGTCGCCGGAAGAGCTCCCCGGAGAAGAGGTTGGAGGCTATGCTAAGTCCCACAGCGCCACCGAACAAGCGAAAGAAGACTACCAGGGCACACGCGGTCGGCATGTCATCATCGGGGAGGACCACCTGCACCGCGATGAATGGGACCTGTTCTGCAAGCCCAATTCCCGCTCCACTGAGGATCTGGAAGCCAATCCACTCTCCTGTCGAAGAGTTTCTGTCCAGTTCGCGTAGCAACACGCACCCAGCGATGAATATGCTTGACCCCAGCCACATGAAGGGGACGTAGTGGCCTTTGGAGCTGATACATGCGCCAGTGATGATGATTGCGATGCTGCACGGGATACCGTATGCGAGACAGCGCACGCCTGAAGTCACAGCGTTGGTCCCTAGTACGGCCTGAAAGTAAAAGGCCAAGTAGTACATGTGTGTGTTATGCGCCATGGACATGAGCATGTTGAAGACGCAACTGATGGCTACAGTGCGCTGCGAGAGGATTCTCGTTGGGATGGTAGCCCTATTGGTTCCGTTAGACGTGGCAACTCAGTGCTCGGTACGATCTTACTCTTCTTTCTTGGTTGCCTGTAGCACCCCAAATGCAGATGCGAGTATTCCAAATACCACGATGCATGCGTAGACCCTCGGGTCGGACCATGGGTATCTAGTCCCGCCCCATTGCAGTGCGAAGAAGAGTGACACCAGCCCTGCTATAAGCAGGAAGCTGCCGAGCAGATCAAGTCGCTTCAGTTTCTCACGCAGTGAGAGCTTCCCGTGGACGGGTGTCTTTGCTTTCAAAATCATGAATGCGATCACGAAGGTCACAGCTCCGGCGGCTACAAACACGATTAGTGGGTTTCTTGAGATAGTCATGACTGATCACTCACGCAGATTGATCCTATCGCCTGTTAGATCATCACGGCCATGTTAATAGTGGTTGTCGAGGAAGGACATACCAAAAGCAGAACCGCCAAGTCAATCGAGGCGTATCCGTGATCAGTCCTCCAAGGGTCGGGCCTAGCACTCCCGCAATACCATACATGCTCGTGACAAGAGCCATCCCGAACGGCCTAGCCCGCAGGGGAACTGACCTTCCATACACTGCCAGACTTCCGCAGAGAAGCCCAGCAGCTCCGGCTCCAGATATCACTCTTCCGGTGATCAATGAAGCCGAGTTAGGTGCGGCAGCGCATAATATCGTACCGGCTTCGACTTTACAAAACGTATTTTAGACAATAATGCGCAGCTATTCTGACCAGGTCGGGGCAGCTTACATATTATGATAGAGACCAGATAGAGAATCCTCGCGTCAAACAGAGTATACAAACGACCGAAGGTAGGCTGAAATGCCATTTCTGTTAGGAGGTAGGCGCTTCCATACCAGGGCACATCATCGAGTCGACGGAAATCACTAGTGATCTTTGGAATGGCAGTCGCTATATTTAATGAGCGATGGTGTCTTTGTGGAAAACCTATGTGGCTTAGGTGTCCTTACCAAGGATACTTCCATCTATTGCTATCATGAAGGTCGCAATAGTGAACACCGTTGACAGTAGACTAAGCTCTCGTGGTGTCGCGTATTGATGAGTTGGGGTCTCATCATCGGTATCCAGCGGTGGTACGGCTGTATTGCTTTCAGAGTCTCCTGGGGAGGTCTCAATTCTCTCTTTGGAATGAGGCCCGGCGTTATTGTGCTGGTTGGCAGCCACTTTGCTGTTGTTCGCATTTGGGTCAGTTTGCGTAGTGATGTCTAAGCTGCCTCGTTGACTTGGCTCCATACTGCTTCGATTGCAGTTTTGAAGGCCGGAGATGATTGTCTAAGAGTAAGGCCTTTGGATGGATGAAAATTGAAATTCCTGTCAGAATTAAGTCGAGCTCTATGCGTCTAGGTGATATTGAGACACGGACTCAAGTACCCTGTGTTGCACGGAAGAATATCAATACGTACGCCCTCTACTCGTTCCATGTGAGAAAA
The window above is part of the Fusarium falciforme chromosome 3, complete sequence genome. Proteins encoded here:
- a CDS encoding MFS domain-containing protein, producing the protein MEPSQRGSLDITTQTDPNANNSKVAANQHNNAGPHSKERIETSPGDSESNTAVPPLDTDDETPTHQYATPRELSLLSTVFTIATFMIAIDGSILATAIPKITSDFRRLDDVPWYGSAYLLTEMAFQPTFGRLYTLFDARILYLVSIIIFEAGTILCAAAPNSASLITGRVISGAGAAGLLCGSLAVYGRSVPLRARPFGMALVTSMYGIAGVLGPTLGGLITDTPRLTWRFCFWINLPAGAVTFVIAFMILKAKTPVHGKLSLREKLKRLDLLGSFLLIAGLVSLFFALQWGGTRYPWSDPRVYACIVVFGILASAFGVLQATKKEEATIPTRILSQRTVAISCVFNMLMSMAHNTHMYYLAFYFQAVLGTNAVTSGVRCLAYGIPCSIAIIITGACISSKGHYVPFMWLGSSIFIAGCVLLRELDRNSSTGEWIGFQILSGAGIGLAEQVPFIAVQVVLPDDDMPTACALVVFFRLFGGAVGLSIASNLFSGELFRRLAGAPAGIDAKTIRDAGAADLAKAVPAAALPLVQRAFSYAVSRAFILPIVVASMSLALSFGMQRRWIPDDRVQPVQGDESAVAIETAGATDLNQRQNEKTV